Proteins from a genomic interval of Sulfurospirillum oryzae:
- the clpA gene encoding ATP-dependent Clp protease ATP-binding subunit ClpA, with product MVSQELNFVFNDAIAFVRKHRYEYITVDHLFFALLSNENVAELLINCGLSITFLQRSMEKYFVANPQVVPSDENYEPLETVALSRVVESMMLHVKSAGKSEASVFDLLIAMMDESNAFCVSLLLQQGVDKLLVVEEVTALNAPHNKEQSLGEQKESALGKYTLDLIALSKQKQIDPLIGRADEVKRVMQVLCRRKKNNPLLVGEPGVGKTAIVEGLAEKISEGEVPEILKNTPVYALDMGALLSGTKYRGDFEKRLKEILTELEAKKGAILFIDEIHTIVGAGATSGGSMDLSNLLKPALASGKIRCIGATTYGEFRNFFDKDKALSRRFAKIDVLEPSIEDSFLILKGLKGSYEKHHGVKYPNEVIRASVELAKKYISDKFLPDSAIDLIDEVGASFHLAKKRKKVVEMSDLEAVLAKIANIPSRSVTKDEGEVMQHLEAHLKSKIFGQDTAIESLVKAIKRSRAGLGNPTSPIGSFLFAGPTGVGKTEVAKQLAFELGVHFERYDMSEYMEKHTVSRLIGAPPGYVGYDEGGQLSEAIKKHPYSVLLLDEIEKAHPDMLNILLQIFDSATLTDNNGTKIDFRNVIIIMTSNLGTKEAPTMGFTKSETSRTDHAIKEFFSPEFRNRLDEVIHFAPLSESVMINVVEKLLGELTDQLKDKKVEIVASLAAKKFLASEGYSKEMGARVMRRVIQEQIKTPLSEEVLFGKLKNGGVCKIDYKSKKLVFSYSGGN from the coding sequence ATGGTCAGTCAAGAACTCAATTTCGTTTTTAACGATGCCATTGCGTTTGTTAGAAAGCATCGTTACGAATACATCACCGTCGATCACCTCTTTTTTGCTCTTTTGAGCAATGAAAATGTGGCAGAGCTTCTTATCAATTGTGGTCTAAGCATCACTTTCTTGCAACGCTCTATGGAAAAATACTTTGTGGCAAATCCGCAAGTTGTTCCAAGTGATGAGAATTACGAGCCATTAGAGACCGTAGCGCTTTCTCGCGTCGTTGAGTCGATGATGTTACATGTAAAGAGTGCGGGTAAATCTGAAGCGAGTGTGTTTGATCTTTTAATCGCCATGATGGATGAGAGCAATGCGTTTTGTGTGTCGCTTCTGTTGCAACAAGGCGTCGATAAACTGCTCGTTGTTGAAGAAGTCACTGCGTTAAATGCTCCTCACAATAAAGAACAAAGTCTTGGTGAGCAAAAAGAGAGCGCGCTTGGAAAATACACACTTGATTTGATTGCCCTCTCTAAACAAAAACAGATCGATCCTCTCATTGGCAGAGCCGATGAGGTAAAGCGCGTGATGCAAGTTTTGTGTCGCCGAAAGAAAAACAATCCTCTTTTAGTGGGTGAGCCAGGGGTTGGAAAGACTGCCATCGTAGAAGGTTTGGCTGAGAAGATTAGTGAGGGCGAAGTGCCTGAAATCTTAAAAAATACACCTGTCTATGCCCTTGATATGGGAGCACTTCTCTCCGGTACCAAATACCGTGGTGATTTTGAAAAACGCCTCAAAGAGATCCTTACTGAATTGGAAGCGAAAAAAGGGGCTATTTTATTTATCGATGAAATTCATACCATCGTAGGTGCGGGTGCGACAAGTGGGGGCTCAATGGATTTGTCTAACCTCTTAAAGCCAGCACTCGCTTCTGGGAAAATTCGCTGCATAGGGGCTACAACGTATGGGGAGTTTCGCAATTTCTTTGATAAAGACAAAGCACTGAGTCGTCGTTTTGCCAAGATTGATGTGTTAGAGCCAAGCATTGAGGACTCCTTTTTGATTCTTAAAGGGCTTAAAGGAAGTTACGAGAAACATCATGGTGTGAAGTACCCAAATGAAGTCATAAGGGCTTCTGTGGAGCTTGCCAAAAAATACATTAGCGATAAATTTTTACCCGATTCTGCGATTGATCTCATCGATGAAGTGGGTGCATCGTTTCACCTCGCTAAGAAGCGCAAAAAAGTGGTTGAGATGAGCGATCTTGAGGCTGTTCTTGCCAAAATTGCCAACATACCAAGCCGCAGTGTCACCAAGGATGAAGGTGAAGTGATGCAACACTTAGAAGCACACCTCAAATCTAAAATTTTTGGTCAAGATACAGCGATTGAATCGTTGGTTAAAGCCATTAAACGAAGTCGCGCTGGGCTTGGAAATCCTACATCTCCGATTGGTTCTTTCTTGTTTGCAGGACCAACAGGTGTGGGCAAAACCGAAGTGGCAAAACAGCTCGCATTCGAGCTAGGCGTGCATTTTGAGCGTTACGATATGAGCGAATATATGGAGAAGCATACGGTAAGTCGTCTGATCGGTGCGCCTCCTGGTTATGTGGGGTATGATGAGGGTGGACAGCTCAGTGAAGCGATTAAAAAGCATCCTTACAGCGTTCTTCTTTTGGATGAAATCGAAAAAGCGCATCCTGATATGCTGAACATCTTGCTGCAAATTTTTGACAGTGCGACCTTGACCGATAATAACGGTACAAAGATCGATTTTCGTAATGTCATCATCATCATGACATCCAATCTTGGAACAAAAGAAGCCCCAACAATGGGCTTTACAAAAAGTGAAACGAGTCGAACCGACCATGCGATCAAAGAGTTCTTCTCTCCTGAGTTTAGAAACCGATTGGATGAGGTGATCCATTTTGCGCCGCTTTCAGAGTCTGTGATGATCAACGTTGTCGAGAAGCTTTTAGGTGAACTCACCGATCAACTTAAAGATAAAAAAGTAGAGATCGTCGCAAGTCTTGCTGCTAAAAAATTCCTCGCGAGTGAGGGGTATAGCAAGGAGATGGGTGCTCGTGTTATGCGTCGTGTTATTCAAGAACAAATTAAGACACCACTTTCCGAAGAAGTTCTTTTTGGTAAGCTTAAAAATGGCGGTGTCTGTAAAATAGATTATAAATCTAAAAAATTGGTGTTTAGTTACAGCGGTGGCA
- the clpS gene encoding ATP-dependent Clp protease adapter ClpS, whose protein sequence is MHHVEGNFQNETIDAIDVKEPRMYKVLLLNDDYSSMEFVIKVLMQIFHHSFEKATEIMLLVHEQGKGLCGVYTYEIAETKIVHVRKMAKEEQFPLRAIMEAE, encoded by the coding sequence ATGCACCATGTAGAGGGCAATTTTCAAAACGAGACGATTGACGCCATTGATGTAAAAGAGCCAAGAATGTACAAAGTTCTGCTGCTCAATGACGATTATAGTAGCATGGAATTTGTCATTAAAGTCTTGATGCAGATTTTTCATCATAGTTTTGAAAAAGCAACCGAGATCATGCTTTTGGTGCATGAACAAGGTAAAGGACTGTGTGGCGTTTACACGTATGAGATTGCAGAAACAAAAATAGTACATGTGCGAAAAATGGCAAAAGAGGAGCAATTTCCGCTTCGTGCCATTATGGAAGCAGAATGA
- a CDS encoding TlpA disulfide reductase family protein: MKKLISLIAVITSLLFLGCGSEKSNAPTLKETYKEGDKVELKSVAGAKLTLLRKNGGFVIEDDESKIVLIDIFGTFCAPCQEEAPSLMDFQLQNADDVMLIGLNFFEEVSDEYVVENFAAKYNAYYFITNSPKNKKLVETILQDIKYKETLQVPFKVVLKDGSYQKITDIYSANPENKFYIGKVGLDIIQKDIDKLTSK, translated from the coding sequence ATGAAAAAATTAATCAGCTTAATCGCGGTTATAACATCACTACTATTTTTGGGGTGTGGCTCTGAAAAATCAAATGCGCCAACACTGAAAGAGACCTATAAAGAGGGCGATAAAGTAGAACTTAAAAGCGTAGCGGGCGCAAAACTGACATTGCTTCGTAAAAATGGTGGTTTTGTGATTGAAGATGATGAAAGTAAGATTGTCCTGATTGATATATTTGGTACTTTCTGCGCACCATGCCAAGAAGAAGCTCCTTCCCTCATGGATTTTCAGCTTCAAAATGCTGATGATGTGATGCTCATCGGGCTTAACTTTTTTGAAGAGGTGAGTGACGAGTACGTGGTAGAGAATTTTGCGGCAAAATACAATGCTTACTATTTCATTACCAATTCGCCTAAAAATAAAAAATTGGTTGAGACCATCTTGCAAGATATTAAATACAAAGAGACATTGCAAGTGCCGTTTAAAGTCGTTTTAAAAGATGGTAGCTATCAAAAGATAACGGACATTTACAGCGCGAATCCTGAGAATAAGTTTTATATTGGAAAAGTAGGCTTGGATATTATCCAAAAAGATATTGATAAACTCACATCAAAATAG
- the smpB gene encoding SsrA-binding protein SmpB → MGEPVARNKKAFHDYEILEKLEAGIVLQGSEVKAIRQGRVNLKDSFVKIIKGEAFLLNAHISHLSTANLNYAPNERAPRKLLLHLKQLRKWDMKVAKDGLTIVPLSIYFNSKNLAKVEIALARGKNEHDKRESLKEKDAQREAKTAMKNHAYKE, encoded by the coding sequence ATGGGTGAACCCGTTGCACGCAATAAAAAAGCGTTCCATGACTATGAAATTTTAGAAAAACTTGAAGCGGGTATTGTGCTTCAAGGCAGTGAAGTAAAGGCAATTCGCCAAGGCAGAGTCAATCTTAAAGATTCGTTTGTGAAGATTATCAAAGGTGAGGCTTTTTTGCTTAATGCGCATATTTCACATCTCTCAACGGCGAATCTCAACTATGCGCCTAACGAGAGAGCCCCTCGGAAATTGCTTTTACATCTAAAGCAGTTACGCAAATGGGATATGAAAGTCGCCAAAGATGGCTTAACGATTGTGCCACTTTCGATCTATTTTAACAGCAAAAATCTTGCTAAAGTGGAGATTGCGTTGGCGCGTGGAAAGAATGAACACGACAAGCGCGAGAGTTTAAAAGAAAAAGATGCCCAAAGAGAAGCTAAAACAGCCATGAAAAATCATGCTTATAAAGAGTAG
- a CDS encoding 4-(cytidine 5'-diphospho)-2-C-methyl-D-erythritol kinase has translation MHYQAHAKVNIFLKIVGKRGNYHELLSRFMIVPSLWDTLSFIPKKSTEAFELVGEFNCALEHNTLYRIFEVLKTQGFGKEVERVMSEYALHVKKNIPTGSGLGGGSSDAATFLKMLNERANLGLERDEMMRIGSDVGADVAFFVSGYESANVSGIGEVVEKFDESALDIEVFTPPLACNTALVYKTYREYFLQSMDQALALNMVDLKSTELLKGFSKEALNDLFPACLKAYPELGAYAKEGWFFSGSGSSFFRIRAK, from the coding sequence ATGCACTATCAAGCGCACGCAAAAGTCAATATTTTTCTTAAAATCGTGGGCAAACGTGGGAATTACCATGAATTGCTTTCACGCTTTATGATTGTGCCTTCTTTATGGGATACGCTCAGTTTCATTCCTAAAAAAAGTACCGAAGCTTTTGAGTTAGTAGGGGAGTTTAATTGTGCGTTGGAACATAATACGCTCTACCGCATTTTTGAAGTGCTTAAAACGCAAGGATTTGGCAAAGAGGTCGAGCGTGTGATGAGCGAATACGCTTTACATGTAAAGAAAAATATTCCTACAGGCTCAGGGCTAGGGGGAGGAAGTAGTGATGCAGCGACCTTTTTAAAAATGCTCAATGAGAGAGCAAATTTAGGGCTTGAACGAGATGAAATGATGCGCATTGGAAGCGACGTGGGTGCCGATGTTGCTTTTTTTGTCTCAGGTTATGAGAGTGCCAATGTGAGCGGCATTGGAGAGGTGGTTGAAAAGTTTGATGAATCCGCCCTTGATATTGAAGTTTTTACCCCACCATTAGCATGCAACACAGCATTGGTCTATAAAACATATAGGGAATATTTCTTGCAATCTATGGATCAAGCGCTTGCGCTCAACATGGTTGACTTGAAAAGTACCGAACTGCTAAAAGGGTTTAGTAAAGAAGCGCTAAACGATCTTTTCCCTGCATGTTTAAAAGCGTACCCAGAACTTGGTGCGTATGCCAAAGAGGGATGGTTTTTTAGCGGCAGTGGAAGCAGTTTTTTCAGAATTAGAGCAAAGTAA
- the csrA gene encoding carbon storage regulator CsrA has translation MLILTRKVGEGVVLNENITVRVIEISKGVVKLGFDAPKDMLILREELEKAIKESNIEASKSTDHSALFSLSEKLK, from the coding sequence ATGTTAATACTCACACGTAAAGTCGGAGAGGGTGTTGTTTTAAATGAAAATATTACCGTTCGTGTTATTGAAATCTCAAAAGGTGTTGTTAAACTGGGTTTTGATGCACCCAAAGATATGTTGATTCTTCGCGAAGAGTTAGAAAAGGCAATTAAAGAGTCCAATATTGAAGCGAGTAAAAGTACCGATCATAGCGCACTCTTTAGCCTTAGCGAGAAACTTAAATAA
- the truB gene encoding tRNA pseudouridine(55) synthase TruB — protein MDNRLFVAYKPASMVSNHFLSRIKRRYNVKKAGFSGTLDPFAQGVLIIAFGQFTKLFRFLKKAPKTYRATLWMGASSPTLDIEKIEHVEQMMAFHPDAVNFVLQSMVGEKTYLPPKYSAKKIDGVRAYDLARNDKEFELKAITSTIYDCHLVHYVHPFLTFEITISEGGYVRSIGAMIAHRLGFSGCLSALERLNEGAFVYDNEKALNPLDYLDLPLNHYLGDTQDILLGRKLSAQNFEKQEEGIYQIILDEMLSVVEISANGVEYLLNSLSLRA, from the coding sequence GTGGACAATCGCCTTTTTGTTGCCTATAAACCTGCAAGTATGGTTTCAAACCATTTTTTAAGCCGTATTAAACGACGTTACAATGTAAAGAAAGCGGGATTTTCAGGTACACTCGATCCGTTTGCTCAAGGCGTTTTGATTATTGCTTTTGGGCAGTTTACAAAACTGTTTCGTTTTTTAAAAAAAGCACCTAAAACGTATCGGGCGACACTCTGGATGGGGGCATCAAGTCCAACATTAGACATCGAAAAAATTGAACATGTCGAGCAGATGATGGCGTTTCATCCTGATGCTGTCAACTTTGTACTGCAAAGTATGGTAGGAGAAAAAACATACTTGCCCCCTAAATATTCGGCTAAAAAGATTGATGGAGTGCGTGCGTATGACTTGGCACGTAACGATAAAGAGTTTGAACTTAAAGCCATTACAAGCACGATTTATGACTGTCATTTAGTGCATTATGTGCATCCTTTTTTGACCTTTGAGATTACGATTTCAGAGGGTGGCTATGTACGAAGCATTGGAGCGATGATTGCCCATAGGCTTGGATTTAGTGGGTGTTTAAGTGCGTTAGAGCGTCTGAATGAAGGGGCTTTTGTCTATGATAATGAAAAAGCACTTAACCCCCTTGATTATCTTGATCTTCCCCTAAACCACTACTTAGGCGACACTCAAGATATTCTCTTGGGTCGAAAACTGAGTGCCCAAAATTTTGAAAAGCAAGAAGAGGGCATTTATCAAATCATCCTTGATGAGATGCTCAGCGTTGTAGAAATCAGCGCAAATGGAGTAGAATATCTCCTAAATTCACTATCGCTAAGGGCGTAA
- a CDS encoding ATP-dependent helicase — translation MQDLAMLNESQQDAVKCVDGPVLILAGAGSGKTKTITSRLAYLLSLGIPPANTLTLTFTNKAASEMRERAMAMIEEHTYPPLLCTFHKFGLLFLKFHIEKIGRKNSFVVIDTDDKKRILKSFSTSTELPTGMIASEISRYKTSLIDPKVAWEKAEQKSYQFIAKLYEQYEDYLVSNNLVDFDDLLVLPYKILESDDALCEEVSRRYQYIMVDEYQDTNELQYKLLRKLCHTHNNLCVVGDDDQSIYGWRGANIKNILEFHASFDNVKIVKLEKNYRSTTQILKAANDLIEHNRGRIGKVLESTKGDGKAIEVMDSHDENQEAHSIAKRIKKLILSGISPNEIAVLYRINALSRSLEEGLNKEQIPYNMVGGVKFYERAEVKDVISYLRVIANPHDDFSIKRIINRPKRGLGKVTIERIFKAAYDARQSIYEYITCNEAAIEKEATKKASLALKEFVQNIAHIQSIQKNSTYDMIDAIEEAFALKEYYNNQPDSLERLSNIDEFYGLFRDYVKQNPQMGVDDFLNELALQSDQDQIDSENISIMSIHASKGLEFEYLFVIGMEEGFFPLIGDGSDIEEERRLGYVAITRAKKELTLSFSGSRFYKGRRTELTKSRFLKEAGVCEGSLILEKTTSFKKGDLVKHKIFGIGRVTEVSKVGREFKLQINFSGTRRDILASFVEKI, via the coding sequence ATGCAAGATTTAGCGATGTTAAACGAATCACAACAAGATGCAGTCAAATGTGTAGATGGTCCTGTGCTTATCTTAGCAGGTGCAGGTAGTGGAAAGACGAAGACGATCACCTCACGTTTAGCGTATCTGCTCTCTTTAGGCATTCCTCCTGCGAACACGTTGACGCTTACTTTTACCAATAAAGCGGCAAGTGAGATGCGAGAACGCGCTATGGCAATGATAGAAGAGCATACCTATCCACCGCTTTTATGTACGTTTCATAAATTTGGTCTGCTTTTTTTAAAATTTCATATTGAAAAAATAGGGCGTAAAAACAGTTTTGTGGTCATTGATACCGATGATAAAAAACGTATCTTAAAAAGCTTTAGTACCTCCACAGAACTTCCTACCGGTATGATTGCTAGTGAAATTTCACGCTATAAGACTTCCCTGATTGATCCTAAAGTGGCATGGGAAAAAGCGGAGCAGAAGAGTTATCAATTTATCGCTAAACTTTACGAGCAATACGAAGACTATTTAGTCTCCAATAACTTGGTTGATTTTGATGATCTTTTGGTGCTTCCTTATAAGATTTTAGAGAGCGATGATGCCCTTTGCGAAGAGGTGAGCCGTCGTTATCAGTATATTATGGTTGATGAGTACCAAGACACCAATGAATTGCAGTACAAACTCCTTCGTAAATTGTGTCATACGCACAACAATCTGTGTGTTGTGGGTGATGATGACCAGAGTATTTATGGCTGGCGTGGTGCAAATATAAAAAACATTTTGGAATTTCACGCATCGTTTGACAATGTCAAAATCGTCAAGCTCGAGAAAAATTACCGTTCAACCACCCAAATTCTTAAAGCGGCGAATGATCTTATCGAGCATAACCGTGGGCGTATCGGCAAGGTGCTTGAGAGTACTAAAGGGGACGGCAAAGCGATAGAAGTGATGGACTCACACGATGAAAATCAAGAGGCTCACTCCATTGCAAAGCGCATTAAAAAACTTATTTTAAGTGGCATAAGTCCGAATGAAATTGCTGTTTTGTACCGCATTAACGCGCTGAGTCGTTCACTCGAAGAGGGTCTTAATAAAGAGCAAATCCCTTACAATATGGTTGGAGGCGTCAAGTTCTATGAGCGTGCTGAGGTTAAAGATGTTATCAGCTACCTGCGCGTCATTGCCAATCCCCATGATGATTTTTCAATTAAACGCATTATTAATCGCCCTAAGCGTGGACTGGGTAAAGTCACCATTGAGCGTATCTTTAAAGCGGCTTATGATGCTCGTCAATCCATTTATGAATACATTACATGTAACGAAGCGGCTATTGAAAAAGAGGCGACTAAGAAGGCTTCTTTGGCGCTTAAAGAGTTTGTTCAAAATATCGCACATATACAAAGCATTCAGAAAAACTCAACCTACGATATGATCGATGCAATCGAAGAAGCCTTTGCGCTTAAAGAGTACTATAACAATCAACCTGATTCGCTAGAGCGTCTTTCCAACATTGATGAATTTTACGGACTTTTCCGTGATTATGTCAAGCAAAATCCTCAAATGGGTGTCGATGACTTCTTAAATGAGTTGGCACTTCAGAGTGATCAAGACCAGATTGACAGTGAAAATATCTCCATTATGAGTATTCACGCCAGTAAAGGCTTGGAATTTGAATACCTTTTTGTCATTGGTATGGAAGAGGGTTTCTTCCCGCTCATTGGCGATGGTAGTGACATCGAAGAGGAGCGTCGTCTTGGCTATGTAGCGATTACACGTGCAAAAAAAGAGTTGACACTCAGTTTTTCTGGTAGTCGTTTTTACAAAGGTCGTAGAACAGAGCTTACGAAGAGCCGTTTTCTCAAAGAAGCGGGTGTCTGTGAGGGAAGCTTGATCTTGGAGAAGACGACTTCGTTTAAAAAAGGCGACCTTGTCAAACATAAAATCTTTGGTATTGGGCGTGTGACCGAAGTGAGTAAAGTGGGGCGTGAGTTTAAACTTCAGATCAATTTTAGTGGTACGAGAAGGGATATCTTAGCTTCATTTGTGGAGAAGATATAG